From Humisphaera borealis, the proteins below share one genomic window:
- a CDS encoding FkbM family methyltransferase, which produces MSAPAHISPSIKPVLPPLRIGDPVLAATLELVYLRPFFESLPAEKRSAVDIGAHRGEVTGELLAQGFRVIAVEPQGWLADRLSQRFAAEIESGQFVLERCAASDKQGTAILHVGSASTISSLEEDWTTVAFPEFFQSPTRVEVPLLPAGELMRRHGMKHASFAKIDVEGHELPALRGLLAGAIAAEPPAAIMFEASHAFPEQAEACLKFLASNGYTKFDLFIRWGVDPVAAERSLSAELPDAWRACEGRNFYANFVAYHASASTIAENSDPIAFIRQYQMLKSIDLLRSLPVTPGVPNGRRATMASLREDILSGDWTAFPQHKLSRHIAFSPAPAEQPGQSTAASRIVEVGAGFGQRALEAVRANPQLAYTIVDLPERLAVQHFHLTLSAPRMVVRVADRLNDRPTPGEVLLVPPGLASAATFKNADVRPGQGWGDLPTDLLELAESAVVCGAD; this is translated from the coding sequence GTGTCCGCACCCGCCCACATCTCGCCGTCCATCAAGCCCGTCCTGCCGCCGCTTCGCATCGGCGACCCCGTCCTGGCGGCGACGCTGGAACTGGTCTACCTGCGGCCCTTCTTCGAATCCCTCCCTGCCGAGAAGCGGTCAGCGGTCGACATCGGCGCACACCGCGGCGAAGTGACCGGCGAACTCCTTGCGCAGGGTTTCCGCGTGATCGCGGTCGAACCGCAGGGCTGGCTGGCCGACCGACTGTCACAGCGATTCGCCGCAGAGATCGAGTCCGGACAGTTCGTCCTCGAACGCTGCGCCGCCTCCGACAAGCAGGGTACCGCGATCCTTCATGTCGGCTCGGCCAGCACGATCAGCTCGCTGGAAGAAGATTGGACAACCGTCGCGTTCCCCGAGTTCTTCCAGTCGCCGACACGCGTGGAAGTGCCGTTGCTGCCAGCCGGCGAACTGATGCGGCGACACGGCATGAAACACGCAAGCTTCGCCAAGATTGACGTTGAAGGGCACGAACTGCCCGCACTGCGCGGCCTGCTCGCCGGCGCGATCGCGGCCGAGCCGCCGGCGGCCATCATGTTCGAAGCCAGCCACGCCTTCCCCGAACAGGCCGAAGCCTGCCTGAAGTTCCTGGCGTCCAACGGCTACACGAAGTTTGACCTGTTCATCCGCTGGGGCGTAGACCCTGTCGCCGCCGAACGTTCGCTGTCGGCCGAACTTCCCGATGCGTGGCGCGCCTGCGAAGGCCGAAACTTCTACGCCAACTTCGTCGCTTATCACGCCAGCGCCTCGACGATCGCCGAGAACTCCGACCCAATCGCCTTCATCCGCCAGTACCAGATGCTCAAGTCGATCGACCTGCTAAGGTCTTTACCAGTGACGCCGGGTGTTCCGAACGGGCGAAGGGCGACGATGGCCTCCCTTCGCGAAGACATTCTTTCCGGAGACTGGACCGCTTTCCCACAGCACAAGCTCTCGCGACATATCGCGTTCTCGCCCGCACCGGCCGAGCAGCCAGGCCAGTCGACCGCAGCGAGCCGGATCGTCGAAGTCGGTGCCGGGTTCGGGCAGCGAGCGCTCGAAGCGGTGCGAGCCAACCCGCAGCTGGCATACACGATCGTCGACCTTCCCGAGCGCCTGGCCGTCCAGCACTTTCATCTGACGCTGAGTGCGCCGCGCATGGTCGTCCGCGTCGCCGACCGGCTGAACGATCGCCCGACCCCGGGCGAGGTGCTGCTGGTGCCGCCAGGATTGGCATCGGCGGCGACCTTTAAGAACGCCGACGTGCGTCCCGGTCAGGGCTGGGGCGATCTCCCCACGGACCTGCTGGAACTCGCCGAGTCGGCCGTCGTCTGCGGCGCGGACTAG
- a CDS encoding glycosyltransferase family 1 protein, with translation MSTVTRTSAAILDDLVSALRRGDLERAERAFAEGAIDSQSVLRLADLNVRRQRWADAAWLFDRAGELPAGAAFKRNLCRNMACLAEHRPSVCALLAGLQPSADVTIAASSTGHPTLAARQSGGELAILSAGNRPLAAAEVALQQLRPALAKGLAIGLAGIGDGYLLYRIAIEETKLLLTTQVPVFVIEPNPQIALHAMMIHDYSGQQGPIAQQRFNWYVGPEWLGQLRQTAALDPYLGTPAVTIGFTADAAAVREGLATLAKEIDDRDTAARANIDAYYASYDPSQLASLLAPDAPRKPRVMLPTTRFSTVLQYSNQDVADAFEQLGWDVLVPIEPSPAHRLYQCGLRRDIEAFKPDLVLQIDHLRHEHNGMFPTNLPFACWAQDHLPNLVGDAGKHVGPTDFVLTDGVPTYVRDFQYSASQCIGLTKLTSVKQPSGTTRDVLERVEDVVFVSNASRTCDSLLAEKLAEKMHPVCRDAVENAASQLLESFKGTTPITTYVRVRELVERVTSASGFGFDRDAVRTIASWLYHPYCDAIYRQQAMGWAADACRELGLSFGLYGKGWESHPTLSAFARGPIVNGPALHELTRRSLVNLQVVPYLCLHQRVLDGLSAGGFFLIREHISDVAPQAMIDLLVAHGAGDAMSVPAARSALADADPVVQAEFESILQSCRDCLCNSGVEDPIEYAQSLRQIGFLVPGIGVLPQFAEVAFTDADSLRQRLRRFMQNSDERRELAELQRQSVTDRFTYAAGIRRVVATIAERLSGGLPNRLTQNINVEALAA, from the coding sequence ATGAGCACCGTAACCCGCACATCCGCCGCCATCCTGGATGACCTGGTCTCCGCCCTTCGGCGGGGAGACCTGGAGCGGGCAGAGCGTGCGTTTGCCGAAGGGGCGATCGACAGCCAGAGCGTGCTTCGCTTGGCCGACCTCAATGTCCGTCGGCAGCGCTGGGCCGATGCAGCCTGGCTGTTCGACCGGGCCGGCGAGCTGCCGGCCGGGGCCGCGTTCAAGCGGAACCTCTGCAGGAACATGGCCTGCCTGGCCGAGCACCGGCCGTCGGTGTGTGCGTTGCTGGCAGGATTGCAGCCGTCGGCCGACGTCACGATCGCCGCCAGCTCGACCGGACATCCGACCCTCGCCGCCCGTCAGTCCGGCGGCGAACTGGCGATCCTGTCGGCCGGGAACCGCCCGCTTGCCGCCGCCGAAGTAGCGTTGCAACAGCTCCGCCCCGCGCTGGCGAAGGGGTTGGCGATCGGCCTGGCCGGTATCGGCGACGGGTATCTGCTCTACCGGATCGCGATCGAAGAGACCAAGCTGCTTCTGACCACCCAAGTGCCTGTGTTCGTCATCGAGCCCAACCCGCAGATCGCGCTGCACGCGATGATGATCCACGACTATTCCGGCCAGCAGGGGCCGATCGCGCAACAGCGGTTCAACTGGTATGTGGGTCCGGAATGGCTCGGCCAGCTCCGACAAACCGCAGCACTCGATCCCTACCTCGGCACGCCCGCCGTCACCATCGGCTTCACGGCAGATGCGGCTGCGGTTCGGGAGGGCCTCGCAACGCTCGCAAAGGAAATAGACGACCGCGACACCGCCGCCCGCGCCAACATCGATGCCTACTACGCCAGCTACGATCCCTCGCAATTGGCAAGCCTCCTGGCTCCCGACGCGCCGCGCAAGCCGCGTGTGATGCTGCCGACCACGCGATTCTCGACCGTTCTGCAGTACTCCAATCAGGACGTCGCCGACGCATTCGAGCAACTGGGCTGGGACGTACTCGTGCCCATCGAGCCGTCGCCGGCACACCGCCTGTACCAGTGTGGCCTTCGTCGGGATATCGAAGCGTTCAAGCCCGACTTGGTGCTGCAGATCGATCACCTGCGCCACGAACACAACGGCATGTTCCCCACGAACCTGCCGTTCGCCTGCTGGGCACAGGACCACCTGCCCAATCTCGTCGGCGACGCGGGCAAGCACGTGGGCCCGACCGACTTTGTGCTGACCGATGGCGTGCCGACCTACGTCCGAGACTTTCAGTACTCCGCCTCGCAATGCATCGGCCTCACGAAGCTCACGAGCGTCAAGCAGCCGTCCGGCACGACACGCGATGTCCTGGAGCGCGTTGAAGACGTCGTCTTCGTCTCCAACGCGTCGCGTACCTGCGACAGCCTGCTCGCCGAAAAGCTGGCCGAGAAGATGCACCCCGTCTGCCGGGACGCGGTGGAAAACGCGGCCAGCCAGCTCCTGGAAAGCTTCAAGGGCACCACACCGATCACGACCTACGTACGCGTTCGCGAGCTGGTCGAACGCGTGACCTCCGCGTCTGGCTTCGGCTTCGACCGCGACGCGGTCCGCACCATCGCGTCCTGGCTCTATCACCCGTACTGCGACGCGATCTACCGTCAGCAGGCCATGGGCTGGGCCGCCGATGCCTGCCGCGAACTGGGGCTGTCGTTCGGGCTGTACGGCAAGGGATGGGAAAGCCACCCAACCCTGTCGGCGTTCGCTCGCGGCCCGATCGTCAACGGCCCGGCGCTGCACGAACTAACTCGCCGTTCGCTGGTCAATCTGCAGGTCGTCCCCTACCTGTGCCTTCACCAGCGCGTGCTGGACGGCCTGAGTGCCGGCGGATTCTTCCTCATTCGCGAGCACATCTCCGATGTCGCCCCGCAGGCGATGATCGACCTGCTGGTCGCCCATGGTGCCGGCGATGCCATGTCAGTCCCCGCGGCCCGATCGGCGCTCGCGGATGCTGACCCTGTCGTGCAGGCAGAATTTGAGTCGATCCTTCAATCGTGCCGTGACTGCCTGTGCAACAGCGGCGTGGAAGACCCGATCGAATACGCCCAGTCACTTCGACAGATCGGATTCCTCGTCCCCGGCATCGGCGTGTTGCCACAGTTTGCCGAGGTGGCGTTCACCGATGCCGATTCGCTGCGCCAGCGGCTTCGAAGGTTTATGCAGAACTCCGACGAACGCCGCGAGCTGGCCGAGCTCCAGCGACAGAGTGTGACCGATCGGTTCACGTACGCCGCGGGCATTCGCCGGGTCGTTGCGACGATCGCGGAACGCCTGTCCGGCGGATTGCCGAATCGTCTTACCCAGAACATCAACGTGGAAGCCTTAGCCGCATGA
- a CDS encoding class I SAM-dependent methyltransferase: MTTATPPARRETHVGRSNEATRIAWIERTLAALPTGGRILDAGAGERPFRKFCGHLQYVSQDFSGYDGQGDGVGLQTKTWDQDGLDLVCDITAIPQPDASFDAVLCTEVLEHVPDPVSALRELSRLVRPGGHLVLTAPFCSLTHFAPFHFASGLNRYFYQHHLPAMGWEIIEIGENGNFFEFVAQELRRVRSTARRYAGTELTEHESDTVHDALLMLERLSAADRGSNDLLCFGLHVLARRK, from the coding sequence ATGACCACCGCAACCCCTCCAGCCCGCCGCGAGACCCATGTCGGCCGCTCCAACGAAGCGACCCGCATCGCTTGGATCGAGCGCACGCTCGCGGCCCTTCCGACGGGCGGACGAATCCTGGATGCCGGTGCCGGCGAACGGCCGTTCCGAAAGTTCTGCGGGCACCTGCAGTACGTCAGCCAGGACTTTTCCGGGTACGACGGGCAAGGCGATGGCGTTGGACTGCAAACCAAAACCTGGGATCAGGATGGGTTGGATCTTGTCTGCGACATCACCGCGATTCCCCAGCCCGATGCCAGCTTCGACGCCGTGCTTTGTACCGAAGTGCTCGAGCACGTACCCGACCCGGTGTCAGCACTGCGGGAACTCAGCCGGCTCGTTCGGCCCGGCGGACACCTGGTGCTAACGGCTCCGTTCTGCAGCCTGACGCACTTCGCGCCGTTTCATTTTGCGTCCGGCTTGAATCGCTACTTCTACCAGCACCATCTTCCTGCGATGGGTTGGGAGATCATCGAGATTGGTGAGAACGGCAACTTCTTTGAGTTCGTCGCCCAAGAGCTTCGCCGTGTGCGGAGCACCGCCCGTCGCTACGCCGGCACGGAACTGACGGAGCACGAGAGTGACACCGTTCACGACGCGCTGCTGATGCTCGAACGCTTGAGCGCCGCCGATCGCGGATCGAATGACCTGCTCTGCTTCGGGCTGCACGTTCTGGCACGCAGGAAGTAG
- a CDS encoding acyltransferase → MSISKQPSSLAAMSWRKRVRNFFRRRVTIDRTARLTPKHNIRLGRRALICEYVIIRAGDAPVLIGAFSQIGPFTVILAGSGVSIGEAVMIGPHCVLAAGNHDYRQLDLRMRSAGALSRGPIVIEDDVWIGANVTITDGVRIGQGAVVGANAVVTRDVDPFDIVAGVPARVIGNRKQLAEERLESAA, encoded by the coding sequence ATGTCCATCAGCAAACAGCCATCCTCGCTCGCCGCAATGTCCTGGCGAAAGCGCGTCCGGAACTTCTTCCGTCGCCGAGTGACGATTGACCGCACCGCCAGGCTGACGCCGAAGCACAACATCCGGCTCGGACGTCGCGCGTTGATCTGTGAGTACGTCATCATCCGCGCCGGCGACGCCCCGGTGCTGATCGGCGCCTTCTCACAGATCGGTCCGTTCACGGTCATTCTCGCCGGGTCCGGCGTATCGATCGGCGAAGCGGTGATGATCGGACCGCACTGCGTGCTGGCCGCCGGGAATCACGACTACCGCCAGCTTGATCTGCGGATGCGTTCGGCGGGCGCGCTGTCGCGCGGGCCGATCGTGATCGAGGACGATGTCTGGATCGGCGCGAACGTCACCATCACCGACGGCGTGCGTATCGGCCAGGGCGCGGTCGTCGGTGCCAATGCGGTCGTCACGCGTGACGTCGACCCGTTCGATATCGTCGCCGGCGTTCCAGCACGGGTGATCGGAAACCGCAAGCAGTTGGCCGAAGAGCGCCTTGAGTCGGCCGCCTGA
- a CDS encoding CgeB family protein has translation MRIFFAAADSPNAWALPASQIWKANLYAPLVDLGHDVVRFDYNYQPHNGHLDPTDPTQMRVIDRLRPLLGCELLRQLRKAHAQKPIDVLFTYFYSAYIEPEVIREIRRMGICTLNWYCNGSFQFHLVSDIAPAYDYCLVPEKFRLPDYRAAGATPIYCQEAANPNVYKPAAVPHEFDVTFVGQRYGNRPDFVKRLIAGGIDVRVWGPRWTEPMGKKFDPTAATDVMQGKRGAVAQATAAMPAAIADPDQELLRRAGDALSDDDLVTMYSRSRISLGFSAVAQRPKPGEDPIRQVRLRDFEAPMSGAFYLTEHLDELCEFFEPDREIVTFRTAEELTDKAAYYLKHPTEREKIREAGRRRALAEHTWHERFRMVFRTIGLPETGTDGLRRVG, from the coding sequence ATGCGTATCTTCTTCGCCGCCGCCGACTCTCCGAACGCCTGGGCGCTTCCGGCGTCGCAAATCTGGAAGGCGAACCTCTACGCGCCGCTGGTCGATCTCGGTCATGACGTGGTCCGCTTCGACTACAATTATCAACCCCACAACGGCCACCTCGATCCGACCGATCCGACGCAAATGCGGGTGATCGACCGTCTCCGGCCGCTGCTGGGGTGCGAGCTTCTCCGCCAGTTGCGCAAGGCCCACGCCCAGAAGCCGATCGACGTGCTCTTCACCTACTTCTACTCGGCGTACATCGAACCGGAGGTCATCCGCGAGATTCGGCGGATGGGCATCTGCACGCTGAACTGGTACTGCAACGGTTCCTTCCAGTTTCATCTCGTCTCCGACATCGCGCCGGCGTACGACTACTGCCTGGTGCCCGAAAAGTTCCGGCTGCCCGACTACCGCGCCGCCGGTGCGACGCCGATCTATTGCCAGGAAGCTGCAAACCCCAACGTCTACAAGCCGGCCGCTGTGCCGCACGAGTTTGACGTGACTTTCGTCGGTCAGCGGTATGGGAATCGGCCCGATTTCGTGAAGCGGTTGATCGCCGGCGGAATCGACGTACGCGTGTGGGGGCCACGCTGGACGGAGCCAATGGGCAAGAAGTTTGACCCGACGGCCGCGACAGACGTGATGCAGGGCAAACGCGGCGCCGTAGCCCAAGCCACGGCGGCCATGCCGGCTGCAATCGCTGATCCCGACCAAGAGCTTCTGCGCCGCGCTGGAGACGCGCTATCCGACGACGACCTCGTCACAATGTACAGCCGCAGCCGCATCAGCCTGGGTTTCTCTGCCGTCGCGCAGCGCCCGAAGCCCGGCGAAGATCCGATCCGTCAGGTTCGCCTCCGCGACTTCGAAGCGCCGATGAGCGGGGCGTTCTACCTGACCGAGCACCTCGACGAACTTTGCGAGTTCTTCGAGCCCGACAGGGAAATCGTCACCTTCCGCACGGCCGAAGAACTGACGGACAAGGCCGCGTATTACCTCAAACACCCCACGGAGCGCGAGAAGATTCGCGAAGCCGGCAGGCGTCGGGCGCTCGCCGAGCACACATGGCACGAGCGATTCAGAATGGTGTTCAGGACGATCGGCCTGCCCGAAACAGGAACGGACGGATTGCGTCGGGTAGGCTGA
- a CDS encoding PfkB family carbohydrate kinase, which produces MITNRKTVPLDALLAFREQARLSGKTVVHCHGCFDIVHPGHIAHLQYARSLGDVLIVSVSADGQVNKGADRPLIPQELRAGSLAALECVDAVYVNADPTAVELLEVLQPDIYVKGREYEKSADPRFIAEKEVVTRGGGRVIFSSGEVVYSSTTLIGRIKSHDRFNDEKLSRFRDRYSLDDGSIHRLLARAAGRKVVVVGDYMLDRYHFCLATGVAGEAPMMSLRAMQQKDYDGAAGVIALHLAGMGASPTLVTCLANDETSAAAVMRMTAAGVDVQAPRVRRSTVCKHRYVVDQTKLFKVDDGAPLPADSRVDLQLAERILSAAEGADAVIFADFGYGTITSGLLDLVLPELRAKVPILSADVSGRQSNLTRFRNFDLLCPTEREVREIQHDFSSGIGAVVWNLLEATQARQAMITLGKQGLVTFDRTGLPEGARLRSEHVPSLATDCVDALGAGDALLAAATLTLAAGGSLQAAALVGSLAAAIEVQQVGNEPVTAEQILEQLGGEQRTARVA; this is translated from the coding sequence ATGATCACCAACCGCAAGACCGTCCCGCTCGATGCCCTGCTCGCGTTCCGCGAACAGGCCCGGCTGTCGGGCAAGACCGTCGTCCATTGCCACGGCTGCTTCGACATCGTCCATCCCGGGCACATCGCCCACCTTCAGTACGCCCGCTCGCTGGGCGACGTCCTGATCGTCTCGGTGTCGGCCGACGGACAGGTCAACAAAGGCGCCGATCGCCCGCTGATCCCGCAGGAACTGCGGGCCGGATCGCTGGCGGCACTCGAATGCGTCGATGCCGTCTACGTCAACGCCGACCCCACCGCCGTCGAACTGCTGGAGGTCCTCCAGCCCGACATTTACGTGAAGGGGCGCGAGTACGAGAAAAGCGCCGACCCCCGCTTCATCGCCGAGAAGGAAGTCGTCACCCGGGGCGGCGGGCGGGTGATTTTCTCCAGCGGGGAAGTCGTCTACTCGTCCACCACGCTCATCGGCCGGATCAAATCGCACGACCGGTTCAACGACGAAAAGCTCTCCCGCTTCCGCGACCGCTACAGCCTGGACGACGGCTCGATCCACCGCCTGCTCGCCCGGGCGGCCGGACGGAAGGTGGTCGTCGTCGGCGACTACATGCTCGACCGCTACCACTTCTGCCTCGCGACCGGCGTCGCCGGCGAAGCGCCAATGATGTCCCTCCGCGCGATGCAGCAGAAGGACTACGACGGCGCGGCCGGCGTGATCGCCCTCCACCTGGCCGGCATGGGCGCGTCGCCGACGCTGGTTACCTGCCTGGCCAACGACGAGACCTCCGCCGCCGCCGTCATGCGAATGACTGCCGCCGGTGTCGACGTGCAGGCCCCGCGCGTCCGTCGGTCAACCGTATGCAAGCACCGGTACGTGGTCGACCAGACCAAGCTGTTCAAGGTCGATGACGGTGCCCCCCTGCCGGCCGACAGCCGGGTCGATCTGCAACTGGCCGAGCGCATCCTGTCCGCCGCCGAGGGTGCCGATGCCGTCATCTTTGCCGATTTCGGCTACGGCACGATCACCTCCGGCCTGCTCGACCTGGTCCTGCCGGAACTGCGGGCGAAGGTGCCGATCCTGTCGGCCGACGTCAGCGGTCGGCAGAGCAACCTGACGCGGTTCCGGAACTTCGACCTGCTCTGCCCCACCGAACGGGAAGTCCGCGAGATACAGCACGATTTCAGCAGCGGCATCGGCGCGGTCGTCTGGAACCTGCTCGAAGCCACCCAGGCCCGCCAGGCGATGATCACCCTCGGCAAGCAGGGCCTGGTGACGTTCGACCGCACCGGCCTGCCGGAAGGTGCCCGGCTGCGGAGCGAGCACGTCCCGTCGCTGGCGACCGACTGCGTCGACGCCCTGGGGGCAGGCGATGCCCTCCTCGCCGCCGCCACCCTCACCCTCGCCGCCGGCGGATCGCTGCAGGCGGCGGCGCTGGTCGGGTCCCTCGCGGCCGCGATCGAAGTGCAGCAGGTCGGGAACGAACCGGTCACCGCGGAGCAGATCCTCGAACAACTCGGCGGCGAACAGCGGACGGCTCGCGTGGCGTAG
- a CDS encoding glycosyltransferase family 2 protein encodes MKLSYVIVTRNRCQALLRTLDLLERNTGLPRHSWEVIVIDNASDDDTVSRVARLADRVRLVRLDENEGIPARNRGLPLMKGKYVVFLDDDSYPMPGAIPAALQYLAKHTKTAGLVARVVLPDGTAEAPAFPAVTIGGATVLRSDIIRSVGGFAPEFFRQAEEYDLSFRLWAKGYKVERFEDIVFGHDKVPGGRSPALVHRMDLRNNLILVERYLPRPLRKIYRHEFIQRYAILATSEGHHDAANAALHDARVWARREAKVGRKTLTDETVEKIFELGSQARAVSAWAKKHAIRTVAIADWSKNIYATWNACRAAGLQIVGVAENSPAFAGKTYRGAPVLRDDDAAYRMLDGVVLSTISPAKVGPRMEALVRRFAVPTLPLWQPRFLAEDPSIPQSKRISA; translated from the coding sequence ATGAAGTTGAGCTACGTCATCGTCACCCGCAATCGCTGCCAGGCACTGCTCCGCACGCTGGACCTGCTTGAGCGAAACACCGGCCTGCCGCGACATTCGTGGGAGGTTATTGTCATCGACAACGCCTCGGACGACGACACCGTCTCGCGGGTGGCGCGACTGGCGGATCGTGTTCGGTTGGTCCGGCTCGACGAGAACGAAGGCATCCCCGCCCGCAACCGTGGACTTCCGTTGATGAAAGGCAAGTACGTCGTCTTCCTGGATGACGACAGCTATCCGATGCCGGGAGCAATCCCCGCCGCCCTGCAATACCTCGCCAAGCATACAAAGACCGCTGGTCTGGTCGCCCGGGTCGTCCTGCCGGACGGCACGGCCGAAGCACCGGCATTCCCGGCCGTCACGATCGGGGGTGCGACGGTCCTGCGGAGCGACATCATCCGGTCGGTCGGCGGCTTTGCTCCCGAGTTCTTCCGCCAAGCCGAAGAGTACGACCTGAGCTTCCGTCTCTGGGCCAAGGGGTACAAGGTCGAGAGGTTCGAAGACATCGTTTTCGGACACGACAAGGTTCCCGGTGGCCGCAGCCCGGCCCTGGTTCACCGGATGGATCTTCGGAACAACCTGATCCTGGTCGAGCGATATCTGCCCCGGCCGCTCCGTAAGATCTACCGGCACGAGTTCATCCAGCGTTACGCCATCCTCGCGACGTCCGAGGGCCACCACGACGCCGCCAACGCCGCCCTGCACGACGCCCGCGTCTGGGCCCGACGGGAGGCGAAGGTCGGGCGAAAAACACTGACCGATGAAACCGTCGAAAAGATCTTCGAGCTTGGCTCTCAGGCCCGCGCCGTAAGCGCCTGGGCTAAAAAGCATGCGATACGGACGGTCGCGATCGCCGACTGGAGCAAGAACATCTACGCCACCTGGAACGCCTGCCGAGCGGCTGGGCTTCAGATTGTCGGCGTCGCCGAGAACAGTCCGGCGTTCGCCGGCAAGACCTACCGGGGTGCTCCGGTCCTTCGGGATGACGACGCAGCCTATCGCATGCTCGATGGCGTGGTGCTGTCGACCATCAGCCCGGCGAAGGTCGGCCCGCGCATGGAGGCGCTGGTTCGACGCTTCGCCGTCCCGACGCTGCCGCTGTGGCAGCCCCGGTTCCTCGCCGAGGACCCCTCGATTCCACAATCCAAACGCATATCCGCGTGA
- a CDS encoding methyltransferase domain-containing protein, whose protein sequence is MHPKFLDILCCPETGESLVLREARYDRHGMVRAGMLASASGRCYPIVRGVPRFVSAEHYAGSFGFEWTRWPRVQFEDQNTGRPMAGHTTRMWERITGIAGDQPAEIAGKTVVDFGCGPGRFLDVVRRKGGVAVGIDLSVAVDAARRNFRDDTDVLIVQGDLAKPPFKPGVFDGGFTIGVLHHTPSPQAGLAAMARTLKPKAWAACCVYPRGDFYDFPSVARFRRLHHLLKPLVGYRFAMGWSYVAAHVIAPMLTAARRAGWRKTTDYIEQHILVALRLKDVRWRILDVFDAITPDMASTHTSQEVLQWMKAAGLGVAAVTPWCPTSVAGVRTASSGFLSPVLGGEGCGEGPNVGRRPLSQIEQAKSTKTVAA, encoded by the coding sequence ATGCACCCCAAGTTCCTCGACATCCTCTGCTGCCCTGAAACCGGCGAGTCACTCGTGCTGCGCGAAGCCCGCTACGATCGCCACGGCATGGTGCGAGCGGGAATGCTCGCCTCCGCGTCCGGCCGCTGCTACCCGATTGTGCGCGGCGTTCCGCGCTTCGTTTCCGCCGAGCACTACGCAGGAAGTTTCGGATTCGAGTGGACCCGCTGGCCGCGCGTGCAGTTCGAGGATCAGAACACCGGCAGGCCGATGGCTGGGCACACCACCCGCATGTGGGAGCGGATCACCGGCATCGCCGGCGACCAGCCGGCGGAAATCGCCGGCAAGACCGTCGTCGATTTCGGTTGTGGCCCGGGACGATTCCTGGATGTCGTGCGGCGGAAAGGCGGCGTCGCGGTTGGGATCGACCTAAGCGTCGCCGTCGATGCGGCCCGCAGAAACTTTCGCGACGACACCGACGTCCTGATTGTCCAGGGCGATCTGGCCAAACCGCCTTTCAAACCCGGCGTGTTCGATGGCGGCTTTACCATCGGCGTGCTGCACCACACGCCAAGCCCGCAAGCGGGTCTGGCGGCAATGGCGCGAACATTAAAGCCGAAAGCCTGGGCCGCCTGCTGCGTCTATCCCCGCGGCGACTTCTACGATTTTCCATCCGTCGCGCGCTTTCGCCGGCTGCACCATCTGCTCAAGCCGCTGGTCGGTTATCGCTTCGCGATGGGCTGGAGCTACGTCGCCGCGCATGTCATCGCGCCAATGCTGACCGCCGCCCGTCGAGCCGGATGGCGGAAGACGACCGACTACATTGAGCAGCACATCCTTGTCGCGCTACGGCTGAAGGACGTCCGCTGGCGGATCCTGGACGTGTTTGATGCGATCACGCCGGATATGGCGTCGACGCATACCAGTCAAGAGGTTTTGCAATGGATGAAGGCCGCAGGGCTGGGCGTAGCCGCGGTGACACCCTGGTGCCCGACCAGTGTGGCGGGTGTTCGAACGGCGTCGTCTGGCTTCCTCTCCCCTGTACTCGGGGGAGAGGGTTGCGGCGAGGGGCCGAACGTCGGGCGTCGTCCCCTTTCCCAGATCGAACAGGCAAAGTCCACCAAGACGGTCGCCGCCTGA